The genomic interval ccaccttttgtctattccatttgcacaacagcatgtgaaatgtattgtcaatcagtgttgcttcctaagtggacagtttgatttcacagaagtgtgattgacttggagttacattgtgttgtttaagtgttcccttcatttttttgagcagtgtatgtgtaCAAGATAAACTTTGCGACATGCATGCTTGGTGTGCAATGAGACGTCTCTGCAGGGGTCGCATTAGCTTTCAGAAAACTGCATTTTCAAAACGCAGACCATTCAAAGAATGTGTTTTCAACCATTTCACCTGCATTTTATATTCAAAGTCGTGTTTTTTAGTTGTTGCTTCGTTAGAGCGACCAGGGGCCTGCAACTGTACTTTATCTTCACAACCCCCAAAAAATTTGTTTCACGTTTTCATTGGATGACAACAAAAGTGCAACACTATTCGGCTTagcagccacacaagtaaattAGCTTGCAATGAAAGTTGCTTAAAGTTAATCTTGCCGTTTAACTTGCTACCGGGAAAAAAAGACAACACTGGAGAAAAGTACTGTACATAATCAGTCTGAGCGCTGTCTGATTGGTCAAGACGAGAGAAAAGATCTCTCATCTGAttggagaagtgcaactgaatCACAAAATGTGTTCTTTTATATTCACGATTTGGAGCGAACTGTGACTGAAGCCGAGCAGAAATGACAATAAGAAGTATTTTGGATCGGAGTTTACAAAAACGCAGCAAAATATTTGTCCAGCTTTTTTATGCGGGAAAATATCCTTCGTTATTGCAAACTCTGCTCAggggggtggcagggtagcctagtggttagagcgttaggctagtaaccgaaaggttgcaagtccAAAACCACGAGCtggcaaggtacaaatctgttgttctgcccctgaacaaggcagttaacccactgttcctaggccgtcattgaaaataagaatttgttcttaactgacttgcctagttaaataaaaggtaaaacattttaaaaaatcagtgACTCACCGGCACGGTCAGCCTTCAGTGTGTCCCAAACGTTGCAGTTGAAGTCGTCATATCCAGCCAGGAGGAGACGACCACTTTTGGAGAAAGCAACAGAGGTGATGCCACAGATGATGTTGTCATGCGAGTAGCACATCAGCTCCTGGTCGGCACGAAGGTCGAAGAGTCTGCAGGTGGCATCATCAGAGCCCGTACAAAAGGCATTGCCATTGGGGAAGAACTGTAACGCACAGATCAGATCACACAATAATGACTTACTGAGACTATAAGACCTGGGAATTCCCAGGGATCTCACGATACGATATCACGaaacttaggtgccgatacgatatgtattgcattTGTCATgactctatatgtattgcgattcaatttgatgttccaaacataatGTTCACTATATGCCTTCTGCAGAGAGACAAGAGCATGAGAAAAGGAGTTTTGATCAGGGATGGAAATAAAATGTGCTGAAAACATgctggctcactatttaaaaagatgatgagaacaagctataggatgaaaaatgACTGAGTTTTGGTACAGGCACAGCCGTCTAGTTCTAGATAGATTTTTTTGGAGTCAAAGTATGGACATAATGTCatccaaaataatattgcgataacTATCTATTTTTTCCCCACCATCACTAGAGACAACAGTAAAGGGTATAATATACTGACTATATTttacttaataataataataatttgtatcaaatacattttttgaatcaaagtaaaatgtatacattttgatTGAATGGCATTATGTAAAGTACAATAATTGCCAATATATGTGCATAGACGTATGTATTGATAACGGATGCTGCCCTTACACATATGGCGTTGATGTCAGACTCATGCCCAGTGAAGGTCTGTCTGCACATGCCCTCTCTGACGTCCCAGAGCTTGGCGGAGGCATCACAAGCACCTGAGACAAATAGCCTTGTGTCGGGGGCCAAGGAGAGGCTCATGACATCACCGCTGTGCCCAGCAAACGTGGTTGTCTGCTGGCCAGTCTCGATATCCCAAAGGGCACTGTAAAAAAAATTAACATCTAGTCAAACAAGCATGAGTTTCTATCCAAATGCACATCTAATCCACTTCAGGAAAATGAACAGTGTTGTAGTATTGAAAATAGACAGAGTGCAGCATCCCCAGAGGGGGAGTAATTCCTTTACTTACCAAGTGGTATCTCCAGAGCTTGTAATAATCTGGTTGTCATCAACAAAGCGACAGCAGGACAGATAACCTGGAATTGAGAGATATCATTTGCACATTACAACAAAAAATCTTCAGAAGTGTTCCCACAGTAGTTTAGGTAGAAGAAAACAAAAGATATGGATTTCATAGGAAAACAAAACGGAAGAAAAACCCTGCCACCAAACAGAAAATGTAGTCTACCTGTGTGTCCAGCGAGCTCCCGGCTCACACGTACATTCCCCTCGCGTGTCTTCAGGTTGTAAATAGAGCAGATGTTGTCCAGACCTCCACAGGCCACGTAGTTTCCTGAAGGTGCATATGAGCAGGTCATGACCCAGGAAGAGCGTAGAGGAATGGCATGGACCTGCAAGGtgacaaaataaaacaaaaaacatgACACCTTTGCACACCTGAAGTAATAATCTCGTATAGCAGGTGCGTAGGTAAATTTAAAAAAACTGAAGTAGAATGGTTGAAGGGACTGAATGCAACGCCTAGAATTGCAATGGAAACGTATAGTGCAGAGCTTTGAAAGGTAAGCCACTGAAGTATATGACCTTGTTTGTGGTATAGCTGTCCCAAATGATGAGTTTACCATCTTGGGAAGCACTGACCAAGAGCCTGGAAGAAAGAGTAGAAACATGTAAGGTCATGGTATAACAGTTTCCCTATGAGAAATAGTAAGTATACTTTTGTTTTTAACAATAACTCCTTTCTGCATGAAATAGCAGACTAAAAGCAATTTATCAAGACTGCTTTGCCTTGTAACGTGACAATAATAGCAACACATGCTTAGTCATAACACCTACTTACATTTAAAGCTCTCCCACTATGACTACTGTATATCATGTGGAATCATAGAATCACCAATTCATGCCAAAGTTCATACACATGTATACCATACCAACTTCTACACTTGACAACGGGAGTCATTCAACTATTTGTCACTGCAAAAAAAATCCCTAGTTTGCAAAAAACACTATAAAAATTATACTTGGGTTTACCTGGAATCAGTGCCCCAATGCATGGCATAGATCTTAGCCAAATGTCCCCTCAGTGTCCGTCTTGTGCGCATCTGAATACGGCCAACAGGATCAATGTTGGCAGTGATCTGCAAAACACAAAAAGACTGTTACATAATGCCATCGATAGCAGATCGTGTTGAATGTTTTGGATATCCCCAGGTAAAAGAGCCCaatataaatacttttttttatacCTGTGATAGTGTGGCATCTGCACATGCTTTCCTGGCATCCTGAAAAAGTAGGACGATAATTAACCATCacacaaatgtattaaataaaataagATGTTGAAGATGGTGTAGCTTTGTTATGACAATGTTGAGACTTGATTATGAGAGCAAAATGGCAATTCAATGGGCCAATTGCAACCACCGCTTTCCACTAGATTATCGCTTGCTGAGGTCTCGTTAAACCATCAATCACCCAATCTCAATTGCAACTTTCACCCAACATCGATTTACCACTCCGTAACCCCGGCATCCGCGTTCTTTTTAAGTCCTGATTGTAGCTAACATTTTGCTAGATGACTTTGCCCTCTGGTGGGTATTATCGGAACATTTTAAATCTTGCTTCTTGAGcagactaacatgctgaccacactgcaaaatacatttacacatacacgttattcaatcatttcatccaaactgctcgcgcacgtctgcgtagccaggcactAAAATAGAACTTTGAATTTTTGACGTGCAATTTTGTTGTGTCAAAATTATACAAATGTCCAGAAaaaaaggaccttgtgcatttcaggtcaaataacaacccaatgtttacagtgcattcggaaagtattcagactccttgacttttcccattttgatacgttgcagccttattctaaactggatTAAATATCCCCCCCCTCAAACTACACAcagtaccacataatgacaaagcaaaaacaggtttgaataaatatttacaaaacagaaatatgacatttacataagtattcagaccctttactcagtactttgttgaagcacctttggcagagattacagccttgagtcttcttgagtatgactatacaagcttggcacacctgtatttggggagtttctccaattctactggggactccgggatgctggccttctagacagagttgcaaagaaaaagccatatctcagactgcctaataaaaataaaagattaaagaaggacaacacagacactggacagaggaactctgcatagaaggccagcatcccagagtcgcctcttcactgttgacgttgacactggtgttttgtgggtactatttaatgaagctgccagttgaggacttaaggcgtctgtttttcaaactagacactaaacATGTACTTGTCCTTtttctcagttgtgcactggggcctcccactctttcttgCACAAATTATATAATTAAGAAAACATTGTGGTTAGGCTGGTAGTTAAGAGTAATATTCCCTGTTGTGTGCAGAGGAGATTTATTTGTAGAACATGAACGCTCAATAGTGAACCATTATATTTTCTTACAAGACTACAAGGccagtaggcctactgtagcATATTATACTTTATTGAAGAAACGAAAATGTCTTGATTGGAAAGACATTATTTGGAAGctaattttaaaaaattatatgTTTTTGGGGTACTTTCCCCCCCAATTCCGTGATATCCAatcagtagttacagtcttgtcccatcgctacaactctcgtacggactcgggagaggcgaaggtcgagagccacgcgtcctccgaaacacgaccctgccaagctgcactgcttcttgacacactgctcgcttaacccggaagccagccgcaccaacctGTCGGGGGAAACATCATACAACTGGCGACTGAAGTCaccttgcaggcgcccggccagccacaaggagtcgctagagcgcgatggacaaggaaatcccggacagccaaaccctcccctaacccagacgatgttgggccaattatgcgccacctcatgggtctcctggtcatgGTCAGCTGTGACAcaacctgggatcaaacccgtggctgtagtgacgcctcaagcattgCGATGCAGCGCCttagtccactgcgccactcaggaggccctggAAGTAGTTAACCATGCAAAGTGCTTAGTTTTATAATGATATTTAAAATCGTCTGTCACCCGTTGCTGCATTCTATATCGCTTTACTATGTGGAAATTCAATAAAAAGTGGTTCATTAATGACTTAATTTTTGCATAAGATTAGCCTCGATGTAGGCATAGTAATTATACGCAATTAAAACATGTTAACTAAATCATTGTAATTGACAGACTACATTTCCTGTCAAATCATTTTAATTCAGTTCTAATACCGTAAAATGTTTAATAAAAGCGGTGAGTAGCCACCGGATCCTTTTAATTACCAGGCATCggcacacatttcagcaaataaacTCCTATTTCTAAATGAATTGTTTACGAGTGAATGTCATGAGTACCGTAAAGATTGAACAGAAGATGATAAAGGAGAGCTACATCATTGCCATGGATGAAATTACATGGTCGGCTCAACTACGGTGGATACAATAGATGCAACGAGTGAGAATGGTGCAGCCAGTCAGCCTGCTCAGTAGGTGGTGGGCCGTAGTATGTCGAAGGAGAAGCGTTTtattaaaaacaaatatatatatatatatatatatttttttttttacatagtgtAACTGTATTATACTGAACACATTTCAGTTCTAAATACTTATGTTCGCTAGCTGGATAGGCAAACGCAGCAGAGTACTACACTGTAAACCAATCAAAACTTGTGTACTATACCTACTGATCACGTCTGCCAATCACGTTATCCGTATCTATGGTAGTAGACAGTTTGGTGATGACGGATCCAGAGAGATCTCTGTCCGAGTATCTATTTATTTGCAATCGAACCatttagttataaacatcataccATCAACGCAAGCTATAAATGACTCCCAACTTAGAACACAGGAACCTTAG from Salvelinus fontinalis isolate EN_2023a chromosome 18, ASM2944872v1, whole genome shotgun sequence carries:
- the LOC129814951 gene encoding guanine nucleotide-binding protein G(I)/G(S)/G(T) subunit beta-1-like isoform X1, giving the protein MSELDQLRQEAEQLKSQIRDARKACADATLSQITANIDPVGRIQMRTRRTLRGHLAKIYAMHWGTDSRLLVSASQDGKLIIWDSYTTNKVHAIPLRSSWVMTCSYAPSGNYVACGGLDNICSIYNLKTREGNVRVSRELAGHTGYLSCCRFVDDNQIITSSGDTTCALWDIETGQQTTTFAGHSGDVMSLSLAPDTRLFVSGACDASAKLWDVREGMCRQTFTGHESDINAICFFPNGNAFCTGSDDATCRLFDLRADQELMCYSHDNIICGITSVAFSKSGRLLLAGYDDFNCNVWDTLKADRAGVLAGHDNRVSCLGVTDDGMAVATGSWDSFLKIWN
- the LOC129814951 gene encoding guanine nucleotide-binding protein G(I)/G(S)/G(T) subunit beta-1-like isoform X2, with product MRTRRTLRGHLAKIYAMHWGTDSRLLVSASQDGKLIIWDSYTTNKVHAIPLRSSWVMTCSYAPSGNYVACGGLDNICSIYNLKTREGNVRVSRELAGHTGYLSCCRFVDDNQIITSSGDTTCALWDIETGQQTTTFAGHSGDVMSLSLAPDTRLFVSGACDASAKLWDVREGMCRQTFTGHESDINAICFFPNGNAFCTGSDDATCRLFDLRADQELMCYSHDNIICGITSVAFSKSGRLLLAGYDDFNCNVWDTLKADRAGVLAGHDNRVSCLGVTDDGMAVATGSWDSFLKIWN